A genome region from Nitrospira sp. includes the following:
- a CDS encoding M67 family metallopeptidase, whose amino-acid sequence MPDLSIPQHILDQIVAHARELAPFECCGLLAGTNKTVTHLYRITNIVAVEGAEKLSTFDDDKVAHLERLSPEERAEIAFVMDMADFSAAKKDIRKNGLDLQVVYHSHPKDPARPSHTDIKIATDYEEIWERINLPVPAYLLVSLMHSPAADIRTYWITDGKVRPADVHIL is encoded by the coding sequence ATGCCCGATCTATCGATTCCGCAGCATATCCTGGATCAGATTGTCGCGCATGCCCGCGAGTTAGCGCCGTTCGAGTGCTGCGGTCTGCTTGCCGGCACGAATAAGACTGTCACGCACCTCTACCGCATCACCAATATCGTGGCCGTCGAAGGCGCGGAAAAACTCTCCACCTTCGATGACGACAAGGTCGCCCATCTTGAACGGCTGTCCCCGGAAGAACGAGCTGAGATCGCCTTCGTGATGGACATGGCGGATTTTTCGGCCGCCAAAAAAGACATTCGCAAAAACGGCTTGGACCTCCAGGTGGTCTACCATTCCCATCCGAAAGACCCGGCGCGCCCCTCCCACACCGACATCAAGATTGCCACCGACTACGAAGAAATCTGGGAACGTATCAATCTTCCTGTCCCAGCCTACTTGCTCGTGTCGCTCATGCACTCCCCCGCAGCGGACATTCGCACCTACTGGATCACCGACGGCAAGGTTCGCCCTGCCGACGTGCATATCCTGTAG
- a CDS encoding gamma-glutamylcyclotransferase family protein: MRLYFAYGSNMWSAQMEKRCSQSKKVGVACLLDYRWIISKRGYANVVESMNDYVEGVLFEISATDEASLDKYEGVSSGSYQKAELPVLHEGLAKVALVYVDPVTVEGSPKQEYIQRINSGLADAKLSDAYVTHYMRRYIPTQPS, from the coding sequence ATGCGACTCTACTTTGCCTACGGCTCCAATATGTGGAGCGCCCAAATGGAAAAACGATGCTCACAAAGCAAGAAAGTTGGTGTCGCCTGTCTTCTCGATTACCGTTGGATTATTTCGAAGCGTGGATACGCGAACGTCGTTGAATCGATGAATGACTACGTCGAAGGTGTCCTGTTCGAAATTTCTGCAACGGATGAAGCGTCGTTGGATAAGTATGAAGGCGTGAGTTCAGGCTCGTATCAGAAGGCCGAGCTTCCGGTGTTGCATGAGGGGCTTGCCAAAGTGGCGCTCGTCTATGTGGATCCAGTGACGGTCGAAGGCAGCCCTAAACAGGAATACATTCAGCGTATCAATTCAGGGCTGGCAGATGCGAAGCTATCTGATGCCTACGTCACACATTATATGCGGAGATATATACCAACCCAACCAAGTTAG
- a CDS encoding MoaD/ThiS family protein, with protein sequence MIKVRIPTPLRPLTKGQGEVESAAANIVDMIGSLDATYPGLKSRLCDEKGDLRRFVNIYVNEEDIRFLDGKETSLKDGDEVSIVPAIAGG encoded by the coding sequence ATGATTAAGGTTCGTATTCCAACACCCCTGCGTCCCCTGACGAAGGGTCAAGGTGAGGTTGAATCTGCGGCAGCCAACATTGTGGACATGATCGGATCGCTCGACGCGACCTACCCGGGATTGAAGAGCCGGCTCTGCGATGAAAAGGGCGATTTGCGCCGGTTCGTCAATATTTACGTCAACGAGGAAGACATCCGTTTTCTGGACGGGAAAGAAACCTCGTTAAAAGACGGCGACGAAGTGTCGATCGTTCCCGCGATTGCCGGAGGATAA
- a CDS encoding NIL domain-containing protein yields MISLRFHIRFPENKIKEPIIYQIGHEFKVVTNVRRADVRETTGWMDLELTGETEEIERAIDGIRTKGCVVDPIELNVVE; encoded by the coding sequence ATGATCAGCCTACGATTTCATATTCGTTTTCCCGAGAACAAGATCAAGGAGCCGATCATTTATCAGATCGGGCATGAGTTCAAGGTGGTGACCAACGTGCGCCGGGCCGACGTGCGCGAGACAACCGGCTGGATGGATCTCGAATTGACCGGCGAGACCGAAGAAATCGAACGTGCCATCGACGGCATCCGGACCAAGGGCTGCGTCGTCGATCCCATCGAACTCAACGTGGTGGAATAA
- the moeB gene encoding molybdopterin-synthase adenylyltransferase MoeB has protein sequence MEFTEQQIQRYSRHIILNEVGGKGQVKLSKAKILLIGAGGLGSPAALYLAAAGIGTIGLVDGDVVDLSNLQRQILHTTATIGVPKVESGKRMLSAINPDITIKTYQLNVDTENILGLVSDYDIVLDGSDNFTTRFLVNDACFFAKKTLISASMFRFEGQLTTIKPHAGYPCYRCLYPEPPPAGLVPNCQEAGVLGVLAGTMGILQASEAIKEVLGIGETIADKLVIYDALEMKFRKVSRPKDPRCPLCSATPTIKDLGGDYSVACTI, from the coding sequence ATGGAATTTACCGAACAACAAATACAGCGCTATAGCCGGCACATCATCCTCAACGAGGTCGGTGGCAAGGGACAGGTCAAGCTGTCCAAGGCCAAGATCCTCTTGATCGGCGCCGGCGGACTCGGTTCGCCCGCCGCCCTGTATCTGGCGGCAGCCGGCATCGGCACCATCGGTCTGGTGGACGGCGACGTGGTGGATCTCTCGAATCTCCAGCGGCAGATTCTCCATACGACGGCCACCATCGGCGTGCCCAAGGTGGAATCCGGGAAGAGGATGCTGTCGGCCATCAACCCCGACATCACGATCAAAACCTATCAACTGAACGTCGATACCGAGAACATTCTGGGGCTCGTATCCGACTATGACATCGTGCTGGACGGCTCCGACAATTTCACCACGCGATTCCTGGTCAACGATGCCTGTTTCTTCGCCAAGAAAACGCTCATCTCAGCGAGTATGTTCCGCTTCGAGGGACAGCTCACGACCATCAAGCCGCATGCCGGATACCCCTGCTACCGGTGTCTCTACCCGGAACCTCCGCCGGCCGGATTGGTCCCGAACTGCCAAGAAGCCGGGGTGTTGGGTGTGCTGGCCGGAACCATGGGCATCCTGCAGGCTTCTGAAGCGATCAAGGAAGTCCTGGGGATCGGCGAAACGATCGCAGACAAACTCGTGATCTACGATGCGCTGGAAATGAAGTTCCGGAAAGTGTCGCGCCCGAAAGATCCGCGTTGCCCCCTCTGCAGCGCCACGCCGACGATCAAGGATTTGGGCGGAGATTACAGCGTCGCCTGCACCATCTGA